CCTGCTGGCAGAGGCGCTCGCCTCGCTTGACCGGGCGGTGATCGAGGCGGGGGAGGCGGAGGAAAAGCTCGCCGCCGCTGCCGAGGCCATGACGCACGACCCGCTGGAGCTGGACCGCATCGAAACGCGCCTGTTCGAATTGCGCGCGCTCGCCCGCAAGCATGGCTGCACGGCGGACGAATTGCCCGCCAAGATGCGCGAACTGCGCGCCGCGCTGGATGACATCGAGGCAGGCGATGCCGCGCTGGCGGATCTTGAGGCCGCAGAGCGCAAGGCAGGCGACACCTACCGCGCCAAGGCCGCGAAACTGCACGATGCGCGCAGCAAGGCTGCTGCGAAGCTGGACAAGGCTGTCGCCGCCGAACTCGCCCCGCTGAAGCTTGACGCCGCCCGCTTCCGCACGCGGGTGGAGGAATTGCCCGAGGATCGCTGGGGCGCGCATGGCATGGACGGCGTGGAATTCCTCATCGCCACCAATCCGGGCGCGGACTTTGCGCCGCTCAACAAGATCGCCAGCGGCGGCGAGCTCAGCCGCTTCATCCTGGCATTGAAGGTCGCGCTGGCGGAGCAGGGCGGAGCGGCCACGGTGATCTTCGACGAGATCGACCGGGGCGTCGGCGGGGCTGTGGCCAGCGCCATCGGCGAACGCCTCGCGCGCCTTGCGGATGGCGGGCAGCTGCTGGCCGTCACCCACTCGCCGCAAGTCGCCGCGCGCGGACAGACGCATTACATGATCGCCAAGTCCTCCACCGGCACCGTCACCCGCACCAGCGTCGGCCTGCTCGACGAGGCCGGCCGGCAGGAAGAAATCGCTCGGATGTTGAGCGGGGCGGAGGTGACGCCGGAGGCGCGGGCACAGGCGGATCGTTTGTTGGAGGGGGTTTGATGGCGTCTCGCGATATCATTGCGGCATTGCTGCTGATGGTTTTTCTCGGGATCTTAACTGGCTTTGCATCACAAAAGACTGCCAATCCTAACACGACCGGAGCTCTAGCGGCGGCGGTGCAAGCTGATACCGTCGATCTGCTTGGTGAGAGTACGTTCGCCGTCGATGACACTACGATGCTGCTTTTTCTGTGCATCGAGCACTCAGTGGACATTGATTATCCGAAACTGCACGCCCTCTTAAGCCGAACAATCCTGAAGCCGGTGCCCATGTCGGAATGCAGCAGCAAGACTGTCCGCACCGATTTCGGCATGTTCACAGAGCTCACCGACTTCTACGGTCCTGACGGATCACAGGCATTCGATACGAAAGTAACCAGAATTGAATGTCCCGCATCGAATAGCTGCGAGGTCGATCTCGACCATCATTATGGCGGGAACACGTTCGTGGTCTCAAGAACGGCTGGCCGCTGGCAAGTGACCGACCGGCGTCGGCGTTGGGTGGTTTGAATGCTCT
This genomic interval from Paraurantiacibacter namhicola contains the following:
- the recN gene encoding DNA repair protein RecN, whose protein sequence is MLTRLSIRNIVLIEALDLDFGPGLGVLTGETGAGKSILLDALGLVLGNRADSGLVRAGADKASASGTFEFATLPQALAEALDDADVEIEPGEPLIVRRSLKADGGSKAFVNDQPVGVALLRQLAAALVELHGQHDDRGLVNPRGHRALLDRYAAADTAGVAAAWRAWEQARGALSEARADIAQAKAEQDLLVAHLGELTAIEPEEGEEEQLAGARSDMQKGEKLSGDLEELRVMWDGSDSALATLRSAARRLDRIAGEHALLAEALASLDRAVIEAGEAEEKLAAAAEAMTHDPLELDRIETRLFELRALARKHGCTADELPAKMRELRAALDDIEAGDAALADLEAAERKAGDTYRAKAAKLHDARSKAAAKLDKAVAAELAPLKLDAARFRTRVEELPEDRWGAHGMDGVEFLIATNPGADFAPLNKIASGGELSRFILALKVALAEQGGAATVIFDEIDRGVGGAVASAIGERLARLADGGQLLAVTHSPQVAARGQTHYMIAKSSTGTVTRTSVGLLDEAGRQEEIARMLSGAEVTPEARAQADRLLEGV